A genomic region of Dermacentor andersoni chromosome 9, qqDerAnde1_hic_scaffold, whole genome shotgun sequence contains the following coding sequences:
- the LOC129383846 gene encoding uncharacterized protein, producing the protein MTGTPFPEEGVTTVPSAPTLITPFTEATIPWYSVGSTTLRTLKYSPSVTPEEGATFPETPFPGASTEYPTEFPLFPQQQATRPTLPAASIAATTEVGMPPEAASPSTGLVPAISQSVSPAQLPSVASMPHQEVSPASPPEVSVIPTTETSSPHGASFTPNEAVPSRPFGISIPETFPPGASVFPTTQMSLPSGVPSEEPSASIPTISNAATAPDTMTGGTPTSVAQKELTATPLGTSVVPTTEVSLPTGASGKPNFVPSVSMGPSVSDTVTAFPAVVTQKGIPATALPGVSLIPTGSVSFPSSMFSQPVTGIPSVTGGLSVPVMITGTPASFPHEEVNTSSPPGLSVAPTTEISFPSGVSGEPTLIIPTLSLGISVPETTGTPPTVAQKESTATIPSGMLTAPTSETSIPSFMTGPSTGVVPSFSPGVSFPGTYSVSRPPTYTEGTNIIPSAVPVTPTAKVSLPSTLQSQPTAFIPSMSESVSTPQAATGTQLPSRPYLTGTFPSGVSIIPTTEVSRPSPEQQLTTMVPSVSAGVSLVNTGISTLPTSPQKETTTPFSLGPSGLPTTEVSLPSGASGQPTAVVPSVSLGVSVPGTQTGSQPVLPYGEITTLFPSGPSGIPSMEVPTTGVPGQPTAIVPSVSVGVSVTETGESRPPPFPQEGFTTPFPTGPSGLPTTEVSIPSGIPIQQTGIVPSVPEAVSVPETQTSSPPSFPHGELTTPFPSGPSGIPNTEVPPLSGVTGQPTAIVPSVSVGVSVPETEGSSPPPFPQEGFTKPFPTGPSGLPTTEVSIPSGIPIQQTGIVPSVPGVSVPETQTSSPPSFPHGELTTPFPSGPSGIPNTEVTPLSGVTGQPTAIVPSVSVGVSVPETEGSSPPPFPQEGFTTPFPTGPSGLPTTEVSIPSGIPVQQTGIVPSVPEAVSVPETQTGRPPSFPHGELTTPIPSGPSGIPNTEVPPLSGVPGQPTAIVPSVSVGVTVPGTEGSRPPHFPQEGLTKPFPTGPSGLPTTEVSIPSGIPGQPTGIVPSVSVGVSVPETQTSSPPSFPHGELTTPFPSGPSGIPNTEVPPLSGVPGQPTAIVPSVSVGVSVPETEGSSPPPFPQEGFTTPFPTGPSGLPTTEAYQTRRYHHYLVFQVSLQLLFPLYQ; encoded by the exons ATGACCGGAACCCCATTCCCCGAGGAAG GGGTGACCACTGTGCCCTCGGCCCCCACCCTTATCACGCCGTTCACGGAAGCAACGATTCCTTGGTACAGCGTCGGTTCAACAACCCTGCGCACCCTGAAGTACTCTCCCAGCGTCACTCCAGAAGAGGGTGCAACATTTCCCGAAACACCGTTCCCAGGAGCTTCGACCGAATACCCTACAGAGTTTCCGTTGTTCCCACAGCAACAAGCCACGCGTCCCACTCTGCCAGCCGCTTCGATTGCGGCAACAACTGAGGTTGGAATGCCACCCGAAGCAGCATCACCATCCACGGGCCTAGTGCCGGCAATATCGCAAAGCGTTTCGCCGGCGCAGCTACCTAGCGTGGCGTCGATGCCCCACCAAGAGGTCTCACCTGCATCTCCGCCTGAAGTTTCCGTTATCCCAACTACGGAAACCTCTTCGCCCCATGGCGCGTCATTTACCCCGAACGAAGCAGTTCCATCGCGTCCATTCGGCATTTCCATACCGGAGACATTCCCGCCTGGCGCGTCCGTTTTCCCAACAACCCAAATGTCGTTGCCATCTGGCGTGCCGAGCGAAGAACCTAGCGCTTCCATCCCGACAATTTCGAACGCCGCCACAGCACCTGATACTATGACAGGCGGCACCCCAACGTCGGTCGCTCAAAAAGAACTCACCGCCACGCCACTCGGAACTTCCGTAGTGCCAACCACAGAAGTCTCATTGCCAACCGGTGCTTCAGGTAAACCGAATTTTGTGCCTTCCGTTTCTATGGGTCCTTCCGTGTCGGACACAGTAACTGCCTTTCCAGCCGTAGTAACACAGAAAGGCATTCCCGCTACAGCCCTACCCGGCGTATCGCTTATTCCGACAGGTTCAGTATCATTCCCTTCTAGTATGTTTAGTCAACCAGTCACAGGGATTCCCTCGGTTACAGGGGGACTTTCGGTGCCAGTAATGATCACAGGCACGCCAGCATCCTTTCCCCATGAAGAAGTCAACACTTCGTCTCCCCCTGGACTATCCGTCGCACCGACCACTGAAATTTCTTTCCCTTCTGGCGTATCAGGAGAACCCACACTCATTATTCCGACATTATCACTGGGTATTTCAGTGCCAGAAACAACTGGCACTCCACCAACCGTCGCTCAGAAAGAAAGTACCGCGACAATACCATCCGGTATGTTAACTGCCCCTACAAGTGAAACGTCTATTCCTTCTTTTATGACGGGTCCATCCACGGGAGTCGTGCCTTCTTTCTCACCCGGAGTTTCATTCCCGGGTACATATTCTGTCAGCAGACCACCTACATATACAGAAGGTACAAATATAATCCCATCAGCCGTCCCCGTTACACCTACAGCTAAGGTATCTTTGCCGTCAACATTACAGAGTCAGCCGACCGCATTCATCCCGTCTATGTCAGAATCAGTTTCTACTCCACAAGCAGCAACTGGCACACAATTACCGAGTCGTCCATATCTCACGGGGACATTTCCATCAGGTGTATCAATCATTCCTACTACAGAGGTATCGCGACCATCTCCTGAGCAACAACTCACAACTATGGTTCCCTCGGTATCGGCTGGCGTTTCTCTTGTAAACACAGGCATTAGCACACTGCCAACATCGCCTCAAAAAGAAACGACGACCCCATTCTCTTTAGGTCCCTCAGGTTTGCCAACAACAGAAGTATCACTGCCATCCGGTGCCTCAGGTCAACCAACGGCTGTTGTTCCTTCAGTATCACTGGGCGTGTCTGTGCCAGGAACGCAAACAGGCAGTCAACCGGTTCTCCCCTATGGAGAAATAACGACTCTGTTTCCGTCAGGTCCTTCGGGCATACCATCCATGGAAGTGCCAACAACTGGTGTTCCAGGTCAGCCTACAGCTATTGTTCCCTCTGTATCAGTAGGCGTCTCTGTGACTGAGACAGGAGAAAGTCGTCCACCACCTTTCCCCCAGGAAGGATTCACGACGCCCTTCCCGACAGGTCCATCTGGCTTACCAACCACGGAGGTATCAATACCGTCTGGTATTCCCATTCAGCAGACAGGTATAGTTCCCTCAGTACCAGAAGCAGTTTCTGTGCCAGAGACACAGACCAGTAGTCCACCGTCTTTCCCGCATGGAGAACTAACGACTCCGTTCCCATCAGGTCCTTCAGGCATACCAAACACAGAGGTACCACCATTATCTGGTGTTACAGGTCAGCCTACAGCTATTGTTCCCTCGGTATCAGTAGGCGTCTCGGTGCCAGAGACAGAAGGAAGTAGTCCACCACCTTTCCCCCAGGAAGGATTCACGAAGCCCTTCCCGACAGGTCCATCTGGCTTACCAACCACGGAGGTATCAATACCGTCTGGTATTCCCATTCAGCAGACAGGTATAGTTCCCTCAGTACCAGGAGTTTCTGTGCCAGAGACACAGACCAGTAGTCCACCGTCTTTCCCGCATGGAGAACTGACGACTCCGTTCCCATCAGGTCCTTCAGGAATACCAAATACAGAGGTAACACCATTATCTGGTGTTACAGGTCAGCCTACAGCTATTGTTCCCTCGGTATCAGTAGGCGTCTCGGTGCCAGAGACAGAAGGAAGTAGTCCACCACCTTTCCCCCAGGAAGGATTCACGACGCCCTTCCCGACAGGTCCATCTGGCTTACCAACCACGGAGGTATCAATACCGTCTGGTATTCCCGTTCAGCAGACAGGTATAGTTCCCTCAGTACCAGAAGCAGTTTCTGTGCCAGAGACACAGACTGGTAGGCCACCGTCTTTCCCGCATGGAGAACTAACGACTCCGATCCCGTCAGGTCCTTCAGGCATACCAAACACGGAGGTACCACCGTTATCTGGTGTTCCAGGTCAGCCAACAGCTATTGTTCCCTCTGTATCAGTAGGCGTTACGGTGCCAGGGACAGAAGGCAGTCGTCCACCACATTTCCCCCAGGAAGGACTCACTAAGCCCTTCCCGACAGGTCCATCAGGCTTACCAACCACGGAGGTATCAATACCGTCGGGTATTCCAGGTCAGCCGACAGGCATAGTTCCCTCAGTATCAGTAGGCGTTTCTGTGCCAGAGACACAGACCAGTAGTCCGCCGTCTTTCCCGCATGGAGAACTAACGACTCCGTTCCCGTCAGGTCCTTCAGGCATACCAAACACGGAGGTACCACCATTATCTGGTGTTCCAGGTCAGCCTACAGCTATTGTTCCCTCGGTATCAGTAGGCGTCTCGGTGCCAGAGACAGAAGGAAGTAGTCCACCACCTTTCCCCCAGGAAGGATTCACGACGCCCTTCCCGACAGGTCCATCTGGCTTACCAACCACGGAG GCATACCAAACACGGAGGTACCACCATTATCTGGTGTTCCAGGTCAGCCTACAGCTATTGTTCCCTCTGTATCAGTAG
- the LOC126527260 gene encoding uncharacterized protein gives MVPSVPEAVSVPETQTGRPPSFPHGELTTPIPSGPSGIPNTEVPPLSGVPGQPTAIVPSVSVGVTVPGTEGSSPPHFPQEGLTKPFPTGPSGLPTTEVSIPSGIPVQQTGMVPSVPEAVSVPETQTGRPPSFPHGELTTPIPSGPSGIPNTEVPPLSGVPGQPTAIVPSVSVGVTVPGTEGSRPPHFPQEGLTKPFPTGPSGLPTTEVSIPSGIPGQPTGIVPSVSVGVSVPETQTSSPPSFPHGELTTPFPSGPSGIPNTEVPPLSGVPGQPTAIVPSVSVGVTVPGTEGSSPPHFPQEGLTKPFPTGPSGLPTTEVSIPSVIPGQSTGIVPSVSVGVSVPETQTSSPPSFPHGELTTPFPSGPSGIPNTEVPPLSGVPGQPTAIVPSVSVGVTVPGPEGSRPPAFPQEGLTKPFPTGPSGVPGQTTVVPSLSVGVSVPETSTLSSEAFPTSEFAAPFPSGPSIIPTTETSIPSGAPGQAAAVVPSVSAGVPVPGTSTVSPESFPQSEFTTSFPTGPSVVPTTEKSTPSGFPGQTTAVVPSVSVGVSLPETTSASPPSFPHSELTTPFPSGPSGMQTTEISKPSGVPDQSTVIAPSVSAAVSVPETGTSASSLPHGELTTAYPPEFSVLPTTEVSLPSRVSGLPTLVAPSGTVGVSGPQEETANPPFGTPGFTATLPSGAFTVPTKQMSPTGTPGQQIFPSGVPSFPTTELSVPSNAPFKSTLFPSMSVGVSVPQERTPSSLSYPAVTGTLPPAMSVVPTGEVSLPRGGPGEPTAMVPSATVSVSLPGASSSTGEASSTFPSGGSAVPTTEVSLPSGITGLPSVAVPSFSAGVSMPETATSTAGPLTVETRTLPSGFPVSETMPGTPAPWPSSLPHGTPGAPTNLPTLSFGSPSISSEHPTTLPEGINVETETGTPAPSEELHETTQPFTPSPFPTTYVGFPSSLPRTPVSVVPEVSVSVSVPPGFVPTIATVTAPSFYGTKVAPDFTSTPRPFQTGGVTGPEEAISTTLPPSLFTPETEEIRILLMIIRTDLKTYKVNATVLHTFLIKATTIGSHDAYTIILLALKDIKVSCKYLAPSERIKVAYEIAHYLKSHGTRIAHDVVVKAVGVFLCAVDHKDIITKLLSENTYMISISESVASELSCPDMEHLIHLLYADRNRTKVEESPCAGILCEEVPENVMDTIDMLVDRYFPQKAHEKKWLMLDIAKALNLQPEEDEEGDEMVYYKMGDYDVFLEELREPTISDEEKALLFGKFFAEVRKVAKAERKLRLDDLEEVWKMGGGKLPQPAVRSFIALLKLVHSKRLSLKTEERIRLLKLALKCDGHECTKLSSSDIHNLIFALCNVGIRDGFGLPKDLKSQVTKFILTLKDNYIDSISIRRWKRSSSLLKPKSHDYLSASSPSELRYLKDWLQKPMSFTDNKGLLKNTGRSNDDPSGNKKSVLSQLYNAYVNEKRPDIKTVLAERLLDTYNTSFKHLGAESEDTEKFVLSVVQQLPSTTPRHNDLVLGILEQCIRRGDPCLNISRSESIAPLKVIMQNMSLKQSPNFVRTLSHDLFAAAKKARTHIDLSWLTDSGTAHRTSQTTVPQVLQVSSRASVSS, from the coding sequence ATGGTTCCCTCAGTACCAGAAGCAGTTTCTGTGCCAGAGACACAGACTGGTAGGCCACCGTCTTTCCCGCATGGAGAACTAACGACTCCGATCCCGTCAGGTCCTTCAGGCATACCAAACACGGAGGTACCACCATTATCTGGTGTTCCAGGTCAGCCTACAGCTATTGTTCCCTCTGTATCAGTAGGCGTTACGGTTCCAGGGACAGAAGGAAGTAGTCCACCACATTTCCCCCAGGAAGGACTCACTAAGCCCTTCCCGACAGGTCCATCAGGCTTACCAACCACGGAGGTATCAATTCCGTCTGGTATTCCCGTTCAGCAGACAGGTATGGTTCCCTCAGTACCAGAAGCAGTTTCTGTGCCAGAGACACAGACTGGTAGGCCACCGTCTTTCCCGCATGGAGAACTAACGACTCCGATCCCGTCAGGTCCTTCAGGCATACCAAACACGGAGGTACCACCGTTATCTGGTGTTCCAGGTCAGCCTACAGCTATTGTTCCCTCTGTATCAGTAGGCGTTACGGTGCCAGGGACAGAAGGCAGTCGTCCACCACATTTCCCCCAGGAAGGACTCACTAAGCCCTTCCCGACAGGTCCATCAGGCTTACCAACCACGGAGGTATCAATACCGTCGGGTATTCCAGGTCAGCCGACAGGCATAGTTCCCTCAGTATCAGTAGGCGTTTCTGTGCCAGAGACACAGACCAGTAGTCCGCCGTCTTTCCCGCATGGAGAACTAACGACTCCGTTCCCGTCAGGTCCTTCAGGCATACCAAACACGGAGGTACCACCATTATCTGGTGTTCCAGGTCAGCCTACAGCTATTGTTCCCTCTGTATCAGTAGGCGTTACGGTTCCAGGGACAGAAGGAAGTAGTCCACCACATTTCCCCCAGGAAGGACTCACTAAGCCCTTCCCGACAGGTCCATCAGGCTTACCAACCACGGAGGTATCAATTCCGTCGGTTATTCCAGGTCAGTCAACAGGCATAGTTCCCTCAGTATCAGTAGGTGTTTCTGTGCCAGAGACACAGACCAGTAGTCCACCGTCTTTCCCGCATGGAGAACTAACGACTCCGTTCCCGTCAGGTCCTTCAGGCATACCAAACACGGAGGTACCACCATTATCTGGTGTTCCAGGTCAGCCTACAGCTATTGTTCCCTCTGTATCAGTAGGCGTTACGGTGCCAGGGCCAGAAGGCAGTCGTCCCCCAGCTTTCCCCCAAGAAGGACTCACTAAGCCCTTCCCGACAGGTCCATCTGGTGTTCCAGGTCAGACTACTGTCGTTCCCTCGCTGTCAGTTGGCGTGTCCGTGCCTGAGACCTCGACTTTAAGTTCAGAGGCTTTCCCCACTTCTGAATTCGCGGCTCCATTCCCGTCAGGTCCATCAATTATTCCAACTACAGAGACATCAATACCATCTGGTGCTCCAGGTCAAGCGGCTGCTGTCGTTCCCTCGGTATCAGCAGGCGTACCTGTACCCGGAACCTCGACTGTTAGTCCCGAGTCCTTTCCGCAATCGGAATTCACAACTTCATTCCCGACCGGTCCATCAGTCGTTCCAACTACTGAGAAATCAACGCCATCTGGTTTTCCAGGTCAGACCACAGCTGTCGTTCCCTCCGTATCAGTTGGCGTTTCTCTGCCAGAGACAACAAGTGCCTCTCCACCGTCTTTCCCCCATTCAGAGCTCACAACTCCGTTCCCGTCCGGCCCTTCAGGCATGCAAACTACTGAGATATCAAAACCATCCGGGGTTCCTGATCAATCGACGGTCATAGCACCCTCGGTCTCAGCGGCTGTCTCAGTGCCAGAGACAGGCACAAGTGCCTCGTCTCTGCCTCATGGAGAACTCACGACTGCCTACCCACCAGAGTTCTCTGTATTACCCACTACTGAGGTATCATTGCCGTCGCGTGTTTCCGGTCTCCCCACACTTGTAGCTCCGTCTGGCACTGTTGGTGTTTCAGGGCCCCAAGAAGAAACCGCAAATCCCCCTTTTGGCACTCCCGGCTTCACTGCTACATTGCCATCAGGAGCCTTCACGGTTCCGACTAAACAGATGTCACCTACTGGAACACCGGGCCAGCAAATCTTTCCTTCGGGCGTTCCTTCTTTCCCAACAACCGAGCTTTCTGTACCATCTAACGCGCCATTTAAGTCAACCTTGTTTCCTTCTATGTCAGTAGGTGTGTCGGTGCCACAGGAAAGAACTCCAAGTTCTCTATCATATCCAGCAGTGACAGGAACGTTACCGCCTGCTATGTCTGTCGTTCCGACAGGTGAAGTATCTTTGCCACGCGGTGGGCCTGGTGAGCCCACTGCCATGGTTCCTTCAGCCACCGTTAGCGTTTCCCTGCCCGGGGCATCATCTTCTACAGGAGAGGCCAGCTCCACATTTCCGTCAGGGGGTTCTGCTGTACCTACAACTGAGGTATCATTACCATCTGGTATAACGGGATTGCCGAGCGTAGCGGTACCGTCATTTTCAGCAGGCGTCTCAATGCCAGAAACTGCAACCTCCACTGCTGGGCCGCTTACTGTTGAAACCCGTACTTTACCGAGTGGGTTTCCAGTATCTGAGACTATGCCAGGAACTCCTGCGCCATGGCCATCATCGCTCCCCCATGGTACTCCCGGTGCTCCAACAAATCTCCCAACACTTTCTTTCGGTTCACCTTCTATTTCTAGTGAGCATCCGACCACACTACCTGAGGGAATAAATGTTGAAACTGAGACAGGAACTCCTGCTCCATCAGAAGAACTACATGAGACTACTCAACCCTTTACCCCTTCCCCATTTCCCACAACTTACGTGGGTTTTCCATCTAGTCTTCCTCGCACACCTGTAAGCGTGGTCCCAGAGGTATCAGTCAGTGTTTCAGTGCCTCCTGGATTTGTTCCTACCATAGCTACAGTAACGGCGCCATCGTTTTATGGAACGAAGGTCGCACCTGATTTCACTTCCACTCCAAGGCCATTCCAGACGGGTGGTGTAACGGGGCCAGAAGAAGCTATCAGCACAACCCTTCCACCCAGTTTGTTTACTCCAGAGACTGAAGAAATCAGGATTCTGTTGATGATCATAAGGACCGATTTGAAGACATACAAGGTTAACGCCACTGTACTGCATACTTTCTTGATCAAAGCTACAACGATAGGAAGCCATGACGCTTACACTATCATTCTCCTTGCTTTAAAAGACATAAAGGTATCGTGCAAGTACTTGGCACCTTCGGAGAGGATTAAGGTCGCCTATGAAATTGCCCATTACCTGAAGTCGCATGGGACCAGAATAGCTCACGACGTCGTTGTCAAGGCAGTCGGTGTTTTCCTGTGTGCCGTCGACCACAAGGACATAATCACAAAGCTCCTCTCTGAAAACACTTACATGATATCTATCTCGGAAAGCGTAGCGAGTGAGCTCTCATGCCCCGACATGGAGCACCTGATCCACCTTCTCTACGCGGACCGAAACCGCACAAAGGTAGAAGAGTCTCCCTGCGCTGGAATCCTCTGCGAAGAAGTTCCCGAGAATGTGATGGACACGATCGACATGCTCGTCGACAGATACTTCCCTCAAAAGGCCCACGAAAAGAAGTGGCTGATGCTGGATATCGCAAAAGCGCTCAACTTGCAGCCCGAAGAGGACGAAGAAGGCGACGAAATGGTCTACTACAAGATGGGCGATTACGACGTCTTTTTGGAAGAGCTACGCGAACCGACGATTTCCGACGAGGAGAAGGCCCTGCTTTTCGGCAAGTTTTTCGCCGAGGTGCGCAAAGTCGCCAAGGCTGAGCGCAAGCTCAGGCTTGACGACCTGGAAGAAGTCTGGAAAATGGGTGGTGGCAAGCTGCCGCAGCCCGCAGTGAGGTCGTTCATAGCACTTTTGAAACTTGTCCACAGCAAGAGGCTCTCGCTGAAGACGGAGGAAAGGATCCGTCTGCTCAAGCTTGCTCTCAAGTGCGACGGTCACGAGTGCACAAAACTCAGCTCCAGTGATATCCACAACCTCATATTTGCGCTGTGCAACGTGGGGATTCGCGATGGTTTTGGCCTTCCAAAGGACCTCAAGAGCCAAGTCACGAAGTTTATACTGACCCTCAAGGACAATTACATCGATTCAATATCTATACGAAGGTGGAAGCGCAGTTCGAGTCTACTCAAGCCCAAATCGCACGACTATCTTTCGGCCAGCTCCCCGTCAGAATTGCGGTACCTGAAGGACTGGCTCCAGAAGCCCATGTCCTTCACCGACAACAAGGGGCTCCTCAAGAACACGGGACGTTCCAACGATGACCCCTCTGGCAATAAGAAATCCGTCCTGTCACAACTCTACAACGCTTACGTAAACGAAAAAAGGCCGGACATCAAGACGGTGCTCGCCGAGCGGTTGCTCGACACGTACAACACTTCTTTCAAGCATCTCGGCGCCGAATCGGAAGACACGGAAAAGTTTGTGCTCTCCGTGGTGCAGCAGCTGCCGTCGACGACGCCCAGGCACAACGACTTGGTTTTGGGCATTCTGGAGCAGTGCATCCGGCGCGGTGATCCCTGTCTAAACATCAGTCGCAGTGAGAGCATAGCGCCCCTCAAAGTAATTATGCAAAACATGTCTCTCAAGCAAAGTCCCAACTTTGTGCGGACCCTAAGTCACGACCTTTTCGCCGCCGCAAAGAAGGCAAGGACGCATATAGACTTGTCTTGGCTCACCGACAGCGGCACTGCGCATAGAACCTCTCAGACGACAGTGCCGCAGGTGCTTCAAGTATCGTCGAGAGCTTCAGTATCGTCCTGA